A region of Saccharomyces mikatae IFO 1815 strain IFO1815 genome assembly, chromosome: 12 DNA encodes the following proteins:
- the IMD3 gene encoding IMP dehydrogenase IMD3 (similar to Saccharomyces cerevisiae IMD4 (YML056C) and IMD3 (YLR432W); ancestral locus Anc_4.312) — translation MAAVRDYKTALEFAKSLPRLDGLSVQELMDSKTRGGLTYNDFLVLPGLVDFPSSEVSLQTKLTKNITLNTPFVSSPMDTVTESEMAIFMALLGGIGFIHHNCAPEDQADMVRRVKNYENGFINNPIVISPTTTVGEAKSMKAKFGFSGFPVTEDGKRNGKLMGIITSRDIQFIEDNSLLVQDVMTKNPVTGAQGITLSEGNEILKKIKKGKLLIVDDKGNLVSMLSRTDLMKNQNYPLASKSATTKQLLCGAAIGTIDADKERLRLLVEAGLDVVILDSSQGNSVFQLNMIKWIRETFPDLEIIAGNVATREQAANLIAAGADGLRIGMGSGSICITQEVMACGRPQGTAVYNVCEFANQFGVPCMADGGVQNIGHITKALALGSSTVMMGGMLAGTTESPGEYFYQDGKRLKAYRGMGSIDAMQKTGTKGNASTSRYFSESDSVLVAQGVSGAVVDKGSIKKFIPYLYNGLQHSCQDIGYKSLTLLKENVQNGKVRFEFRTASAQLEGGVHNLHSYEKRLHN, via the coding sequence ATGGCCGCTGTTAGAGACTACAAGACTGCCTTGGAATTTGCCAAGAGCTTGCCAAGACTGGATGGTTTGTCAGTCCAGGAATTGATGGACTCCAAGACCAGAGGGGGGTTGACTTATAAcgattttttggttttacCAGGTTTGGTCGATTTCCCATCCTCTGAAGTTAGTCTACAGACTAAGTTGACAAAGAATATCACTTTGAACACtccatttgtttcttcCCCAATGGACACTGTCACAGAATCAGAAATGGCCATCTTCATGGCCTTGTTGGGTGGTATAGGTTTCATTCACCACAACTGTGCTCCCGAAGACCAAGCCGACATGGTCAGAAGAGTCAAGAACTATGAAAATGGGTTTATTAATAACCCTATTGTGATTTCTCCAACCACCACGGTTGGTGAAGCTAAAAGTATGAAGGCAAAGTTTGGCTTTTCCGGTTTCCCCGTTACAGAAGATGGTAAGAGAAACGGAAAGTTAATGGGTATCATCACTTCTCGTGATATACAATTCATTGAAGACAACTCTTTACTCGTTCAAGATGTCATGACTAAGAACCCTGTTACCGGTGCACAAGGTATTACATTGTCTGAAGGTaatgaaattttaaagaaaatcaaaaaggGTAAGCTATTGATTGTTGACGACAAAGGAAACTTAGTCTCCATGCTATCCAGAACCgatttaatgaaaaatcaaaactaCCCACTAGCCTCTAAATCCGCCACCACAAAGCAATTATTGTGTGGTGCTGCTATTGGTACCATCGATGCTGATAAGGAAAGATTGAGGTTATTGGTTGAAGCTGGTTTGGATGTGGTTATCTTAGATTCTTCTCAAGGTAACTCTGTTTTCCAATTGAACATGATCAAATGGATCAGAGAAACCTTCCCAGATTTAGAAATCATTGCAGGCAACGTTGCGACCAGAGAACAAGCTGCTAACTTGATTGCTGCCGGTGCTGACGGTTTGAGAATTGGTATGGGTTCTGGCTCTATTTGTATCACTCAAGAAGTTATGGCTTGCGGTAGACCACAAGGTACAGCCGTCTACAACGTTTGCGAATTTGCTAATCAATTTGGTGTTCCATGTATGGCCGATGGTGGTGTTCAAAATATTGGTCACATCACCAAGGCTTTGGCCCTTGGTTCTTCTACTGTTATGATGGGTGGTATGTTAGCTGGTACTACCGAATCACCAGGTGAATATTTCTATCAAGACGGTAAAAGGTTAAAGGCCTACCGTGGTATGGGTTCCATTGATGCCATGCAAAAGACTGGTACTAAAGGGAATGCCTCGACCTCTCGTTACTTTTCTGAATCTGACAGCGTTTTGGTTGCACAAGGTGTTTCTGGTGCTGTCGTTGACAAAGGTTCCATCAAGAAGTTTATTCCCTACTTATACAACGGTTTGCAACACTCTTGCCAAGACATTGGTTACAAATCCCTAACTTTATTAAAGGAAAATGTACAAAATGGTAAAGTTAGATTTGAATTCAGAACCGCATCTGCTCAACTAGAAGGTGGTGTTCATAACTTACATTCTTACGAAAAGCGTTTACATAACTAA
- the CNA1 gene encoding calcineurin catalytic subunit A (similar to Saccharomyces cerevisiae CNA1 (YLR433C) and CMP2 (YML057W); ancestral locus Anc_4.313) encodes MSKDLNSSRIRIIKPNDSHIKTEQRKDLTKYALENGKIISTKERPIASVPPITGRIPSDEEVFDSKTGLPNHAFLKEHFFHEGRLSKEQAIKILDMSTASLSKEPNLLQLKAPITICGDIHGQYYDLLKLFEVGGDPGKMDYLFLGDYVDRGAFSFECLIYLYSLKLSNLGRFWMLRGNHECRHLTSYFTFKNEMLHKYDMEVYDACCRSFNALPLAALMNGQYFCVHGGISPELKSVEDVNKVNRFREIPSRGLMCDLLWADPIEEYDSARDGSEFDPSEDEFVPNSLRGCSFAFTFKASCKFLKANGLLSIIRAHEAQDAGYRMYKNNKVTGFPSLITMFSAPNYLDTYHNKAAVLKYEDNVMNIRQFHMSPHPYWLPDFMDVFTWSLPFVGEKVTGMLVSILNICSEEELDPESELQAADKSIKANSEATKEANTSSSEKTSSAILEDETRRKALRNKILAIAKVSRMFSVLREESDKVEYLKTMNAGVLPRGALARGTEGLNETLSTFEKARKEDLINEKLPPSLSEAEQEKIKYYERILSRAERK; translated from the coding sequence ATGTCGAAAGACTTAAATTCTTCACGCATCAGAATCATTAAGCCCAACGATTCTCACATAAAGActgaacaaagaaaagatttaacAAAATACGCTCTAGAAAATGGCAAAATTATTTCCACGAAGGAACGTCCCATCGCTTCTGTACCTCCCATAACGGGGAGGATTCCAAGTGATGAGGAAGTATTCGACTCCAAAACAGGATTACCTAATCATGCCTTTTTAAAAGAGCATTTCTTTCATGAAGGTCGACTTTCTAAGGAGCAGGCCATTAAAATCTTAGATATGTCAACTGCATCGCTGAGTAAAGAACCAAATCTACTACAACTCAAAGCACCGATTACTATTTGCGGCGATATTCATGGCCAGTATTACGATCTGTTGAAGCTGTTTGAGGTAGGTGGTGATCCTGGTAAAATGGACTATTTATTCTTGGGGGATTATGTCGATAGAGGCGCATTCTCTTTTGAGTGTTTAATTTATCTATACTCACTGAAGTTAAGTAATCTAGGAAGATTTTGGATGCTAAGAGGTAACCATGAGTGTAGGCATTTGACATCTTAttttactttcaaaaatgaaatgttGCATAAATACGACATGGAAGTTTATGATGCCTGCTGCAGATCATTCAATGCATTGCCATTAGCAGCTTTAATGAACGGGCAGTATTTTTGTGTGCATGGTGGAATCTCTCCAGAACTAAAATCGGTAGAGGATGTTAATAAGGTTAATAGATTTCGAGAAATACCCTCTCGTGGTCTCATGTGTGACTTATTATGGGCCGATCCTATCGAAGAATACGACAGTGCAAGAGATGGTAGCGAATTTGATCCGAGCGAAGACGAATTCGTCCCTAACAGTTTGAGGGGTTGCTCTTTTGCTTTCACTTTTAAGGCATCATGCAAGTTCTTAAAAGCGAATGGTCTATTATCAATTATCAGAGCACATGAAGCACAAGATGCAGGGTACAGGATGTATAAGAACAATAAAGTAACGGGATTTCCAAGTTTAATAACCATGTTTAGTGCTCCAAACTATCTGGATACCTACCATAACAAAGCTGCGGTGTTAAAATACGAAGATAACGTTATGAATATCAGACAGTTCCACATGTCTCCGCACCCTTATTGGTTACCTGATTTCATGGATGTTTTCACCTGGTCGTTACCTTTTGTTGGCGAAAAGGTCACTGGCATGCTAGTATCTATACTAAACATATGTAGCGAAGAGGAGCTTGACCCAGAATCAGAACTACAGGCTGCGGATAAGAGCATAAAGGCAAACTCAGAAGCTACAAAGGAAGCCAATACCTCATCTAGTGAAAAAACCTCATCTGCAATATTAGAAGACGAAACCCGAAGAAAGGCATTGAGAAATAAGATCTTGGCTATTGCTAAAGTCTCAAGGATGTTTTCGGTGCTAAGGGAAGAGAGTGATAAAGTTGAATActtgaaaacaatgaatgCTGGTGTCTTACCTCGTGGTGCATTGGCCCGTGGAACTGAAGGTCTGAATGAAACACTAAGTACATTTGAAAAGGCCAGAAAGGAAGACCTTATCAATGAAAAACTACCTCCATCATTATCAGAAgctgaacaagaaaagattaagTATTACGAAAGAATATTAAGTAGAGcggaaagaaaatag
- the TSR2 gene encoding Tsr2p (similar to Saccharomyces cerevisiae TSR2 (YLR435W); ancestral locus Anc_4.314), which yields MSIQYIDETAYVQAEQDRANLMFQDEKQQARFELGVSMMIYKWDALDVAVENNWGGPNSSEKRDWVTGIIVDLFKHEKVVDVALIEETLLYAMVDEFETNVEDESALPIAMEIINIYNDCFNLNYNKVEKLYLEWEEKQKSKQPKRVVHVEGDDDEDDDDEDEYYDDDEDEDMDEIVPNLVSSKLEPIVDDDGFELVQPKGRRKH from the coding sequence ATGAGCATACAATATATCGATGAAACAGCATATGTTCAAGCTGAACAGGATAGAGCTAATTTAATGTTTCAGGATGAAAAGCAACAGGCTCGTTTTGAGCTTGGTGTTTCTATGATGATTTACAAGTGGGATGCTTTAGATGTTGCCGTAGAAAACAACTGGGGAGGCCCAAACTCTTCTGAGAAGAGGGACTGGGTTACTGGGATTATCGTGGACCTTTTTAAGCATGAAAAAGTAGTTGATGTGGCTTTGATTGAAGAAACATTATTGTATGCAATGgttgatgaatttgaaactaATGTGGAAGACGAATCGGCTTTGCCAATTGCTATGGAGATCATTAACATATACAATGATTGTTTCAACCTAAATTATAATAAGGTGGAAAAATTGTACCTTGAGTGggaagaaaagcaaaaatcaaaacaaCCAAAAAGAGTTGTACATGTTGAgggtgatgatgatgaagatgatgacgacGAAGATGAATACTATGATGAcgacgaagatgaagatatggATGAGATTGTGCCAAACTTGGTGTCATCTAAACTTGAACCAATTGTTGATGACGATGGTTTTGAACTGGTTCAACCAAagggaagaagaaagcaTTAG